A single genomic interval of Rickettsiales bacterium harbors:
- a CDS encoding alpha/beta hydrolase gives MALMYLFQRKLMYFPDKALLEPQAYGVEAQVLTLKSPDGATLTAWEMPAKQGMPTVLHMHGNAGNISYRAPVYNAFHMAGYGVLALEWRGYGTSMGMPSEEGFYTDARTAITYLKEQGLAESDIILYGESIGTGVAVQMAMEMKAHALILEAPFTSLWKRAAEIHFWLPTKYLVKDRYDSLSKISQVKTPLIIFHNQVDNIVPSRHGKALYEAANDPKSLEIVDARGHVEFDRSWQVEKVRAFLR, from the coding sequence ATGGCGTTGATGTACCTGTTTCAGCGTAAACTGATGTACTTTCCAGATAAGGCATTGCTAGAGCCGCAAGCTTACGGAGTTGAAGCGCAGGTGCTCACGCTCAAATCTCCTGATGGCGCGACACTCACCGCATGGGAAATGCCTGCGAAGCAAGGGATGCCGACGGTTTTGCATATGCATGGAAATGCCGGAAATATCTCTTATCGCGCACCCGTTTATAATGCTTTTCACATGGCGGGCTATGGCGTGTTAGCGCTAGAATGGCGCGGCTATGGAACTTCAATGGGGATGCCGAGTGAAGAGGGGTTCTATACCGATGCCCGTACCGCGATTACCTATTTGAAAGAACAAGGTCTGGCGGAATCGGATATCATCCTTTACGGCGAATCGATCGGTACCGGTGTGGCCGTACAAATGGCGATGGAAATGAAAGCACATGCATTGATATTAGAGGCGCCGTTTACCTCGCTATGGAAACGCGCGGCGGAGATCCATTTTTGGCTACCGACGAAATATCTGGTGAAGGATCGCTATGATTCTTTAAGCAAGATTTCTCAGGTAAAAACGCCGCTGATTATTTTCCATAATCAAGTCGATAATATTGTTCCATCGCGTCACGGTAAAGCGCTTTATGAGGCGGCAAATGATCCCAAATCACTCGAAATTGTCGATGCGCGCGGCCATGTTGAGTTTGATCGCTCATGGCAGGTAGAAAAGGTGCGAGCATTTTTACGCTAG
- a CDS encoding prepilin peptidase → MIIIALMLIALMLAVFWFDASRFIIPNWLVLCVLALYPIYLLLSPVPIDWIGALGVAVIAFAVGIALFAGNIMGGGDVKLLTACCLWVGMHPILEYIIHTTLIGGVLSIALLAGRPVAGYLWLKIIKSDTMPRLLEKGAPIPYGLAIAGGMLILIAQNKLTGMTLPI, encoded by the coding sequence ATGATCATTATTGCACTCATGCTCATCGCCCTCATGCTCGCCGTTTTCTGGTTTGATGCATCGCGCTTTATTATTCCCAACTGGCTCGTACTTTGCGTGCTGGCGCTTTACCCTATCTATCTTCTGTTAAGCCCTGTGCCAATTGACTGGATTGGTGCATTGGGCGTTGCCGTCATTGCCTTCGCAGTGGGCATCGCCTTATTTGCCGGTAACATTATGGGCGGAGGGGATGTCAAACTGCTCACTGCCTGTTGCCTATGGGTCGGCATGCATCCTATTTTAGAATATATAATCCACACGACGCTTATTGGTGGCGTATTATCCATCGCCCTTTTGGCAGGACGCCCGGTCGCTGGATATCTCTGGCTCAAAATTATTAAAAGCGACACCATGCCGCGCCTATTAGAAAAAGGTGCGCCCATCCCTTACGGATTAGCCATTGCCGGAGGCATGCTAATTCTGATAGCACAGAATAAACTAACAGGAATGACATTACCGATATGA